A section of the Pseudomonas prosekii genome encodes:
- a CDS encoding class 1 fructose-bisphosphatase, whose product MSRVTLSRYLIEQTRSNNTPADLRFLIEVVARACKEISHAVSKGALGGVLGSMGTENVQGEVQKKLDVMSNDILLEANEWGGHLAGMASEEMDNAYQIPGKYPKGAYLLVFDPLDGSSNIDINAPVGTIFSVLRCPNEYLTQNEPLNEKAFLQPGTQQVAAGYAIYGPQTMLVLTLGNGVKGFTLDREMGSFVLTHEDIQIPEATQEFAINASNQRHWEAPVQRYVSELLAGDEGPLKKNYNMRWVAAMVADVHRILTRGGLFMYPRDSREPSKPGKLRLMYEANPMSFLVEQAGGASTDGHQRILDIQPDGLHQRVAVYLGSKEEVERVTAYHKE is encoded by the coding sequence ATGTCCCGCGTTACCCTGAGTCGCTATTTGATTGAGCAGACCCGTAGCAACAACACCCCTGCCGATCTGCGTTTCCTGATCGAAGTGGTGGCGCGCGCTTGCAAGGAAATCAGCCACGCCGTTTCCAAAGGCGCCCTGGGCGGCGTTCTGGGCAGCATGGGCACTGAAAACGTCCAAGGTGAAGTGCAGAAAAAACTCGACGTGATGTCCAACGACATCCTGCTCGAAGCCAACGAATGGGGCGGTCACCTGGCCGGCATGGCGTCCGAAGAAATGGACAACGCCTACCAGATCCCGGGCAAATACCCGAAAGGCGCGTACCTGCTGGTATTCGACCCACTGGACGGCTCGTCGAACATCGACATCAACGCCCCGGTCGGCACGATCTTCTCGGTACTGCGTTGCCCGAACGAATACCTGACCCAGAACGAGCCTTTGAACGAAAAGGCCTTCTTGCAGCCAGGCACTCAGCAGGTCGCCGCCGGTTACGCGATCTACGGTCCACAGACCATGCTGGTGCTGACCCTGGGCAATGGCGTCAAAGGTTTTACCCTGGACCGTGAAATGGGCAGCTTCGTGCTGACTCATGAAGATATCCAGATCCCTGAGGCCACCCAGGAATTCGCGATCAACGCCTCCAACCAGCGTCACTGGGAAGCGCCGGTTCAACGCTACGTCAGCGAATTGCTGGCCGGCGATGAAGGCCCGCTGAAGAAGAACTACAACATGCGCTGGGTCGCCGCGATGGTCGCCGATGTGCACCGCATCCTGACCCGTGGTGGCTTGTTCATGTACCCGCGCGACAGCCGCGAGCCATCCAAGCCGGGCAAACTGCGTTTGATGTATGAAGCCAACCCGATGTCGTTCCTGGTTGAGCAGGCCGGCGGCGCATCCACCGATGGCCACCAGCGCATCCTCGATATTCAGCCAGATGGCCTGCACCAGCGCGTCGCGGTGTACCTCGGCTCGAAAGAAGAAGTCGAACGCGTCACGGCCTAC
- a CDS encoding DUF3999 domain-containing protein, whose amino-acid sequence MSQKLNLGWLGAVALGVALSAGAQEKPADFSTQVPLSVSGEGPWYRLELPLSVQLNAQQTDLSDVRVFNAAGEPQAYAMARATAQSAQDRNVTEVKWFPLYNAADDTERAPSVRVQSSANGTLVEVQPSSQLEAGEEVLRGWLLDASAIKAPLQQLILDWTSERDGFQRFSIEASDDLQHWQSWGEGQVARLSFAEERVEQHEVGLPGQSARYLRLLWNAPQSAPTLTSAQLESASTRSLPLPLVWSQPLAGSSAKAGEYTWQLPMGVNVERVQVELNQPNSLAPVTLAGRRESSLPWQSLSSGLLYRLTQGGQDVVQDELQLSGQTVQQLKLTVDERGGGLGAEAPSVKFAVRSTQVVFLARGAGPYTLALGNATVKAANLPLSTLIPDYSAAKFTTLGKAAIDGGAVVTQAPPAVAAATADTNWKKFGLWAVLLLSVLFLAVMAFSLLRKPPAKP is encoded by the coding sequence TTGAGTCAGAAGCTGAACCTGGGTTGGTTGGGCGCCGTTGCGCTGGGCGTGGCGCTGTCGGCCGGGGCTCAGGAAAAACCGGCGGACTTCAGCACGCAAGTGCCGCTGTCGGTGAGCGGCGAAGGCCCGTGGTATCGCCTCGAATTGCCGCTGAGCGTGCAACTGAATGCGCAGCAAACCGATCTCAGCGACGTGCGCGTGTTCAACGCGGCCGGCGAGCCGCAGGCCTACGCCATGGCCCGGGCGACGGCGCAGTCTGCCCAAGATCGCAACGTGACCGAGGTGAAGTGGTTTCCGTTGTACAACGCGGCGGACGACACCGAGCGCGCGCCGAGCGTGCGCGTGCAATCGAGCGCCAACGGCACGCTGGTCGAAGTGCAACCGTCGAGCCAATTGGAGGCGGGCGAAGAAGTCCTGCGCGGCTGGTTGCTCGATGCCAGCGCGATCAAGGCGCCGCTGCAGCAGTTGATCCTCGACTGGACCAGCGAGCGCGACGGTTTCCAGCGGTTCAGCATCGAGGCCAGCGACGATCTGCAACATTGGCAGTCGTGGGGCGAAGGGCAGGTCGCGCGATTGTCGTTTGCCGAGGAGCGCGTCGAACAACATGAAGTCGGCCTGCCGGGGCAATCGGCGCGTTACCTGCGCTTGCTCTGGAACGCACCGCAATCGGCGCCGACGCTGACTTCGGCGCAACTGGAAAGCGCCAGCACCCGCAGCCTGCCGTTGCCGTTGGTCTGGTCGCAACCGCTGGCCGGCAGCAGCGCGAAGGCCGGTGAATACACCTGGCAATTGCCGATGGGCGTCAACGTCGAGCGCGTGCAAGTTGAATTGAATCAGCCCAACAGTCTGGCGCCAGTGACGTTGGCGGGACGGCGTGAAAGCAGTTTGCCGTGGCAATCGCTGAGCAGCGGTTTGCTCTATCGCCTGACCCAGGGCGGTCAGGACGTGGTGCAAGACGAATTGCAGTTGTCCGGGCAAACCGTGCAGCAATTGAAGCTGACCGTGGATGAGCGCGGCGGTGGTCTGGGCGCCGAGGCACCGAGCGTGAAATTTGCCGTGCGCTCGACGCAAGTGGTGTTTCTCGCGCGCGGCGCCGGGCCTTATACGCTGGCGCTGGGCAATGCCACGGTGAAAGCGGCGAACCTGCCGTTGTCGACGCTGATTCCGGATTACAGCGCGGCGAAGTTTACGACGCTGGGCAAGGCTGCGATCGACGGCGGGGCCGTGGTCACGCAAGCACCACCGGCGGTCGCCGCAGCGACGGCGGACACCAACTGGAAGAAATTCGGGTTGTGGGCGGTGTTGCTCCTGAGCGTGCTGTTTCTGGCGGTGATGGCGTTCAGTCTGCTGCGCAAACCGCCGGCCAAACCCTGA
- a CDS encoding DUF2339 domain-containing protein, whose amino-acid sequence MQWIFVLIGLVLGWVFDESFSDALLGALLGLGIGQAIRIARLDAQVAEQHRLTQIAQNTLLQRLAALERAEVKPADIVPPTAAPAAASPPDAIVTPEFVLDEILEEAPARSPTLIWDLPPELQPVAASASEATRTLPDDVWTPQPAAREPVTPEPRQPAAPREPNILDRAISGARNWLFGGNTVLRVGVVLLFLGLAFLLRYATEGMVVPIEMRYAGVAASALGLLGLGWWLRHRNNHYALMLQGTGIAVLYLTVFAAMRLHPLLDPTAALGLLVAVTVFSAILAITQDSLALACAAALGGFAAPILTSTGAGNHVALFSYFALLNTGILAIAWFKAWRLLNLIGFVGTFGIGFAWGLRSYTPELLWSTEPFLILFFLMYLGIGLLFTRRKLLEMPDAPQDDSRQALLHWSARKGDYVDGTMLFGPPLVGFGLQFALVQHLEFAAAFSALALGMIYMALARVLMGGRALLLAETCLALGVIFTSLAIPLGLDARWTAAAWAVEGAGIFWLGLRQQRPLARAFALLLQLGSALAFLSELGVGESSLLDGSWLGALMLGVALLFSFYQLHKAAPQQISAWERQGSPVLACLGLSFLYLLAPLFFFTQGTAITWALAGLVTLFAGLRLQSRTFLFTAFAVQLLGGALFLLRLQGASSDSTAVFSAGWSGLLSASLIGLALIAGMLLAARDDMVRSDVRLLRGLSVVLLAGLVLINLAVLFVLPWQTASAVWAASGLLIIWLSLYLKQRVSFVFGLVLQVIGGAAFLFAGPDLLRFEMLGPLASEGLRPLAHSGFWTPLVLGLAALVGAWRLQVGNHAAAFDGLSLQRLSDVLLAWGAGWWALAWISEVLRFAAPELQAPLLLAVAALSVALWTVLALRLNWSSLGLLCTLLMPAAALVLVAAWHARYHPAANFGWLAWAALFAVHFISLRRLAPMLPARALSSAHVLGCWLLLGVLALELRFGLLLLSEQYNAWRWLGWAILPSLYLVLAAAPRAWPWPVSAHAREYRVYAAAPLAVLMLGWFWLANTFSDGSAEPLPYVPLINPLELGLLFALFGVYVWSRSAIAQSAIRQDRADNATQLIAGVSLFAFFTALVNRTAHHWGGVPFELDTLLASMQVQAGLSIVWTLMALGLMIGGHLRHRREVWLIGAALIGVVVAKLFFVELSNRGGLARIVSFIGVGVLLLVVGYFAPLPPKRADAVPEADKPAAEPEGVSS is encoded by the coding sequence ATGCAATGGATTTTTGTGCTGATTGGTTTGGTGCTGGGCTGGGTGTTCGACGAGTCGTTCAGCGATGCGCTGTTGGGCGCGTTGCTGGGCTTGGGAATCGGCCAGGCGATTCGTATTGCTCGCCTCGACGCGCAGGTGGCCGAGCAGCATCGGTTGACCCAAATCGCCCAGAACACGCTGCTGCAACGCTTGGCAGCGCTGGAACGCGCGGAGGTCAAACCTGCCGACATCGTGCCGCCGACCGCCGCGCCAGCCGCTGCCAGTCCACCTGACGCCATTGTCACACCCGAATTCGTGCTCGACGAAATCCTCGAAGAAGCGCCTGCGCGATCCCCGACATTGATCTGGGACTTGCCGCCCGAGCTTCAACCGGTCGCCGCCAGCGCCAGCGAAGCCACTCGTACGTTGCCCGACGATGTCTGGACGCCGCAGCCAGCCGCCCGCGAGCCGGTCACCCCTGAACCACGCCAACCCGCCGCCCCACGCGAGCCGAACATTCTCGACCGCGCGATCAGCGGCGCGCGCAATTGGCTGTTTGGCGGCAACACTGTGCTGCGCGTCGGCGTGGTGCTGTTGTTCCTCGGTCTGGCGTTCCTGTTGCGTTACGCCACCGAAGGCATGGTCGTGCCGATCGAAATGCGTTACGCCGGCGTCGCCGCCAGTGCGCTGGGCTTGCTCGGGCTCGGCTGGTGGCTGCGCCATCGCAACAACCATTACGCGCTGATGCTGCAAGGCACCGGGATCGCCGTGTTGTACCTGACGGTGTTTGCGGCGATGCGTTTGCATCCGCTGCTCGACCCGACTGCCGCGCTGGGACTGCTGGTCGCGGTGACCGTGTTCTCGGCGATTCTGGCGATTACCCAGGACTCGCTGGCGTTGGCCTGCGCCGCCGCGCTCGGCGGTTTCGCTGCGCCGATTCTGACCTCGACCGGCGCCGGCAACCACGTCGCGCTGTTCAGCTACTTCGCGCTGCTTAACACCGGCATCCTCGCCATCGCCTGGTTCAAGGCGTGGCGCCTGCTCAACCTGATCGGTTTTGTCGGCACCTTCGGCATCGGTTTCGCCTGGGGCCTGCGTTCTTACACGCCGGAACTGCTGTGGAGCACCGAGCCGTTTCTGATTCTGTTCTTCCTGATGTACTTGGGCATTGGCCTGCTGTTCACCCGTCGCAAGTTGCTGGAAATGCCCGACGCGCCGCAGGACGACAGTCGTCAGGCGCTGCTGCACTGGTCGGCGCGCAAGGGCGATTACGTCGACGGCACGATGCTGTTCGGGCCGCCGCTGGTGGGCTTCGGTTTGCAGTTTGCGTTGGTCCAGCACCTCGAATTTGCCGCGGCGTTCAGTGCGCTGGCGCTGGGCATGATCTACATGGCGCTGGCCCGGGTGTTGATGGGCGGCCGCGCGTTGCTGCTGGCGGAAACCTGCCTGGCGCTCGGGGTGATTTTCACCAGTCTGGCGATCCCGCTCGGCCTCGACGCACGCTGGACTGCAGCCGCGTGGGCGGTGGAAGGTGCGGGGATTTTCTGGCTCGGTTTGCGTCAGCAACGACCGCTCGCGCGGGCCTTCGCGTTGCTCCTGCAACTCGGTTCGGCGCTGGCGTTTCTCAGCGAATTGGGGGTTGGCGAGAGCAGCCTGCTCGACGGTTCATGGCTCGGCGCGCTGATGCTCGGCGTGGCGCTGCTGTTCAGTTTCTACCAACTGCACAAAGCCGCGCCGCAGCAGATTTCGGCGTGGGAACGTCAAGGCTCGCCAGTTTTGGCGTGTCTCGGGTTGAGCTTCCTGTACCTGCTGGCGCCGCTGTTCTTCTTCACCCAAGGCACGGCGATCACCTGGGCGCTGGCCGGTCTGGTCACGCTGTTCGCCGGCCTGCGCCTGCAATCGCGCACGTTCCTGTTCACCGCGTTTGCCGTGCAATTGCTCGGTGGCGCGTTGTTCCTGTTGCGTTTGCAAGGCGCGAGCAGCGATTCGACGGCGGTGTTCAGCGCCGGTTGGAGCGGCCTGCTCAGCGCTTCGCTGATTGGCTTGGCGCTGATCGCCGGCATGCTGCTCGCGGCGCGCGATGACATGGTTCGCAGCGACGTGCGCCTGCTGCGCGGCTTGTCGGTGGTGTTGCTCGCCGGCCTGGTGCTAATCAACCTTGCGGTGCTGTTCGTGCTGCCGTGGCAAACCGCGAGTGCGGTGTGGGCGGCCAGCGGCTTGTTGATCATCTGGCTGAGTCTGTACCTCAAGCAGCGCGTGAGTTTCGTCTTCGGCCTGGTGTTGCAGGTGATTGGCGGCGCGGCGTTCCTGTTTGCCGGGCCTGATCTACTACGGTTTGAGATGCTGGGCCCGTTGGCCAGTGAAGGTTTGAGGCCGCTGGCGCACAGCGGGTTCTGGACGCCGTTGGTGCTGGGCTTGGCGGCATTGGTCGGCGCGTGGCGCTTGCAAGTCGGCAATCATGCGGCGGCGTTCGATGGCCTGAGTTTGCAGCGCTTGTCCGACGTGTTGCTCGCGTGGGGCGCGGGTTGGTGGGCGTTGGCGTGGATCAGCGAAGTGCTGCGTTTTGCCGCGCCGGAGTTGCAAGCGCCGCTGTTGCTTGCAGTCGCGGCGCTGAGTGTGGCGCTGTGGACGGTGCTGGCGCTGCGGCTCAACTGGTCGTCGCTGGGCTTGCTCTGCACTTTGTTGATGCCGGCGGCGGCACTGGTGCTGGTCGCCGCGTGGCATGCGCGTTATCACCCGGCGGCCAACTTCGGCTGGCTGGCGTGGGCGGCGCTGTTTGCCGTGCATTTCATCTCGCTGCGCCGGTTGGCGCCGATGCTGCCGGCGCGCGCCTTGAGCAGCGCGCATGTGCTCGGCTGCTGGCTGTTGCTTGGCGTGCTGGCGCTGGAGTTGCGTTTCGGTTTGCTGTTGTTGTCCGAGCAATACAACGCCTGGCGCTGGTTGGGTTGGGCGATTCTGCCGAGCCTGTATCTGGTGCTCGCCGCCGCACCGCGCGCCTGGCCGTGGCCGGTGTCGGCGCATGCCCGCGAATACCGCGTGTACGCCGCCGCGCCACTGGCGGTGTTGATGCTTGGCTGGTTCTGGTTGGCCAACACCTTCAGCGACGGCAGCGCCGAACCGCTGCCGTATGTGCCGCTGATCAACCCGCTGGAATTGGGCCTGCTGTTTGCGCTGTTCGGCGTCTACGTGTGGTCGCGCAGCGCGATTGCGCAATCGGCGATTCGCCAGGACCGCGCCGACAACGCCACGCAACTGATCGCCGGGGTTTCGCTGTTCGCCTTCTTCACCGCGCTGGTCAATCGCACCGCGCACCATTGGGGCGGCGTGCCGTTTGAACTCGATACGCTGCTGGCGTCGATGCAGGTGCAGGCCGGTCTGTCGATCGTCTGGACCTTGATGGCGCTGGGCTTGATGATCGGCGGCCATTTGCGCCATCGCCGGGAAGTCTGGCTGATCGGTGCCGCGCTGATCGGCGTGGTGGTGGCCAAACTGTTCTTTGTCGAATTGAGTAACCGTGGCGGGCTCGCGCGGATCGTTTCGTTTATCGGCGTGGGCGTGCTGTTGCTGGTGGTCGGCTATTTCGCGCCGTTGCCGCCCAAGCGTGCCGACGCTGTGCCGGAGGCTGATAAACCGGCCGCTGAACCTGAAGGAGTGTCGTCTTGA
- a CDS encoding glycogen/starch/alpha-glucan phosphorylase, which produces MTQEPLVREAEVAAFRDAVLTKLTYAVGKDPDHAFDHDWFEAIALAARDHMVEHWMDHTRQIYRKGQKRVYYLSLEFLIGRLLYDSLSNLGLLDVAREAMTELGVDIERIRLLEPDAALGNGGLGRLAACFMESMSTLGIAGHGYGIRYEHGLFRQAIVDGWQQEQTEHWLDFGNPWEFERPEVVYPIGFGGSVETVTDEAGKSRQVWTAAETVRAIAYDTPVVGWRGASVNTLRLWRARAVEDLHLERFNAGDHLGAVAEVARAESISRVLYPADSTEAGQELRLRQEYFFVAASLQDLLRRHRNMHTSVLTLGDHAAIQLNDTHPSIAVAELMRQLVDVYDVAWDAAWQVTVDTLSYTNHTLLPEALETWPVGLMERMLPRHMQIIYLINAQHIDSLRAKGIHDFDVLRAVSLIEEDNGRRVRMGNLAFLGSHSVNGVSGLHTQLMRKTVFSELHKLYPERINNKTNGITFRRWLYQANSELTSMLVDALGPDLLDNPEERLLDLEPFAEKPAFRKAFADQRLHSKKALAYLIHERLGIAVNPAAMFDVQVKRIHEYKRQLLNLMHTVALYQAIRAEPEIDWVPRVKIFAGKAAASYHQAKLIIKLTNDIARVVNNDPTVRGLLKVVFLPNYNVSLAESIIPAADLSEQISTAGFEASGTSNMKFGLNGALTIGTLDGANVEMCERIGAEHMFIFGLSAQQVEARKQNQEFNATPDIAASHRLNDVLQAIRGGVFSPDDPSRYTGLIDSLVDYDRFLVCADFDSYWDAQMRVEAHWHDSEQWWRSAVLNTSRMGWFSSDRTIREYATDIWKALE; this is translated from the coding sequence ATGACTCAAGAACCACTTGTTCGCGAAGCAGAGGTGGCCGCATTTCGCGATGCCGTCTTGACCAAACTCACTTACGCGGTGGGTAAAGACCCGGATCACGCCTTCGACCACGACTGGTTCGAGGCCATTGCCTTGGCGGCGCGCGACCACATGGTCGAGCACTGGATGGACCACACCCGGCAGATCTACCGCAAAGGTCAGAAGCGCGTTTACTACCTCTCGCTGGAATTTCTCATCGGCCGTCTGCTCTACGACAGCCTGAGCAACCTTGGCTTGCTCGACGTTGCCCGCGAAGCCATGACCGAACTCGGCGTCGACATTGAGCGCATCCGCCTGCTGGAGCCCGATGCGGCGCTCGGCAACGGCGGCCTCGGTCGCTTGGCGGCGTGCTTCATGGAAAGCATGTCGACCCTCGGCATCGCTGGCCACGGCTACGGCATTCGTTACGAGCACGGCTTGTTCCGCCAGGCCATCGTCGACGGCTGGCAACAGGAACAAACCGAACACTGGCTGGATTTCGGCAACCCGTGGGAGTTCGAGCGACCAGAAGTGGTTTACCCGATCGGCTTTGGCGGCAGCGTCGAAACCGTCACCGACGAGGCTGGCAAATCCCGCCAGGTCTGGACCGCGGCCGAAACCGTGCGGGCAATCGCCTACGACACGCCGGTGGTCGGCTGGCGCGGTGCGAGCGTCAACACCTTGCGCCTGTGGCGCGCGCGCGCCGTGGAAGATTTGCACCTGGAACGCTTCAACGCCGGTGACCACTTGGGCGCCGTCGCTGAAGTGGCCCGCGCCGAAAGTATCTCCCGCGTGCTCTACCCGGCAGATAGCACCGAAGCTGGCCAGGAATTGCGTCTGCGTCAGGAATACTTCTTCGTCGCTGCCTCGCTGCAGGATTTGCTGCGCCGCCATCGCAACATGCACACCTCGGTGCTGACCCTGGGCGACCACGCGGCCATCCAGCTCAACGACACGCACCCCTCGATTGCCGTCGCCGAGCTGATGCGTCAATTGGTCGACGTCTACGATGTCGCGTGGGATGCCGCGTGGCAGGTCACGGTCGACACGCTGTCGTACACCAACCACACGCTGCTGCCCGAAGCGCTGGAAACCTGGCCGGTCGGTTTGATGGAACGCATGCTGCCGCGGCACATGCAGATCATCTACCTGATCAACGCCCAGCACATCGACTCGCTGCGCGCCAAAGGCATTCACGATTTCGACGTGTTGCGCGCGGTGTCGCTGATCGAAGAAGACAACGGCCGGCGCGTGCGCATGGGCAACCTCGCGTTCCTCGGGTCGCACAGCGTCAACGGCGTGTCCGGTTTGCACACGCAACTGATGCGCAAAACCGTGTTCTCCGAACTGCACAAGCTCTACCCGGAGCGGATCAACAACAAAACCAACGGCATCACGTTCCGCCGCTGGCTCTACCAGGCAAACTCCGAGCTGACCTCTATGCTGGTCGATGCGCTCGGGCCTGACTTGCTGGATAACCCGGAAGAGCGCTTGCTCGACCTCGAACCGTTCGCCGAAAAACCGGCCTTCCGCAAAGCCTTCGCCGATCAGCGACTGCACAGCAAAAAAGCCCTCGCGTACCTGATTCACGAACGCCTGGGCATCGCGGTCAACCCGGCGGCGATGTTCGACGTGCAGGTCAAACGGATCCACGAATACAAACGCCAGTTGCTCAACCTGATGCACACCGTGGCGCTGTATCAGGCAATTCGTGCCGAGCCGGAAATCGATTGGGTGCCGCGCGTGAAGATCTTCGCCGGCAAGGCTGCGGCGAGTTATCACCAGGCCAAACTGATCATCAAGCTGACCAACGACATCGCCCGCGTCGTCAACAACGACCCGACCGTGCGCGGTTTGCTCAAAGTGGTGTTCCTGCCCAACTACAACGTCAGCCTGGCGGAAAGCATTATTCCGGCGGCGGATTTGTCCGAGCAGATTTCCACCGCAGGCTTCGAGGCGTCGGGCACCAGCAACATGAAGTTCGGCCTCAACGGTGCGCTGACGATTGGCACGCTGGATGGCGCCAACGTCGAAATGTGCGAACGCATTGGCGCCGAGCACATGTTCATCTTCGGCCTCAGCGCTCAGCAAGTGGAGGCGCGCAAGCAGAATCAGGAGTTCAACGCGACGCCGGACATCGCCGCTTCGCATCGCCTGAACGACGTGCTGCAAGCGATTCGCGGCGGGGTGTTCTCGCCGGATGATCCGTCGCGCTACACCGGGCTGATCGATTCGCTGGTGGACTACGACCGTTTCCTGGTCTGCGCCGATTTCGACTCGTACTGGGACGCGCAAATGCGCGTGGAAGCGCATTGGCATGATTCGGAGCAATGGTGGCGTTCGGCGGTATTGAACACCTCGCGCATGGGCTGGTTCTCCTCGGACCGGACGATTCGCGAGTACGCCACGGATATCTGGAAGGCATTGGAGTAA
- a CDS encoding YkgJ family cysteine cluster protein codes for MKSNLIAAAEIDRLDTWAKYSAPMCGSCISSCCTLPVEVKIKDLIRIGIVDEFERGEPAKNIAKRLQKEGIVERYNQKSEIFTLQRMSNNDCLYLDRKSRLCTIYEKRPDTCRNHPKIGPRPGYCAYKPKEVTRETSESRRTFEKF; via the coding sequence ATGAAGTCCAACCTGATCGCTGCCGCAGAGATCGACCGCCTCGATACCTGGGCCAAATACTCTGCGCCGATGTGCGGCTCATGCATATCCAGCTGCTGCACGTTGCCGGTCGAGGTCAAGATCAAGGATCTGATCCGCATCGGCATCGTCGACGAGTTCGAGCGCGGCGAACCGGCGAAGAACATTGCCAAGCGGTTGCAGAAGGAAGGGATCGTCGAGCGTTACAACCAGAAGTCCGAGATCTTCACGCTGCAGCGCATGAGCAACAACGATTGCCTGTACCTGGATCGCAAGAGCCGCCTGTGCACTATTTATGAAAAGCGCCCGGACACCTGCCGCAATCACCCGAAAATCGGCCCACGGCCAGGCTATTGCGCTTACAAGCCAAAAGAAGTGACGCGCGAGACCAGCGAGAGCCGTCGCACCTTCGAGAAGTTCTGA
- the typA gene encoding translational GTPase TypA, with translation MIENLRNIAIIAHVDHGKTTLVDKLLRQSGTLERNELNDERVMDSNDQEKERGITILAKNTAINWNGYHINIVDTPGHADFGGEVERVMSMVDSVLLLVDAQDGPMPQTRFVTKKAFEAGLRPIVVINKVDRPGARPDWVLDQIFDLFDNLGATEEQLDFKVVYASALNGIAGLEHTDMAEDMTPLYQSIVDNVPAPKVDRDGPFQMQISALDYNSFLGVIGVGRIARGRIKPNTPVVAIDADGKKRNGRILKLMGHHGLHRIDVDEAAAGDIVCISGFDQLFISDTLCDPLNVEAMKPLTVDEPTVSMTFQVNDSPFCGKEGKFVTSRNIKERLDKELLYNVALRVEEGDTADKFKVSGRGELHLSVLIETMRREGFEMGVGRPEVIIRMVDGVKHEPYENVTIDLPEESQGSIMEQIGIRKGDLTNMVPDGKGRVRLEYNIPARGLIGFRNEFLTLTSGAGILTSIFDRYDVMKSGDMSGRQNGVLVSVATGKALTYSLETLQARGKLFLGHGEDVYEGQIVGINSRDNDLGVNPTKGKKLDNMRASGKDETIALVPPIRFTLEQALEFVQEDELCEVTPKSIRLRKKILGESERTRAAKKSGN, from the coding sequence GTGATCGAAAATCTACGCAACATCGCCATCATTGCTCACGTTGACCACGGTAAAACCACCCTGGTAGACAAACTCTTGCGTCAATCCGGCACCCTGGAGCGCAACGAGCTCAACGACGAGCGCGTGATGGACTCCAACGACCAGGAGAAAGAGCGCGGTATTACCATTCTGGCGAAAAACACCGCCATCAACTGGAACGGCTACCACATCAACATCGTGGACACCCCGGGCCACGCCGACTTCGGCGGCGAAGTTGAACGCGTAATGTCGATGGTCGACTCCGTTCTGCTGCTGGTTGACGCTCAAGACGGCCCTATGCCGCAAACCCGTTTCGTGACCAAGAAGGCTTTCGAAGCCGGCCTGCGTCCGATCGTGGTAATCAACAAGGTTGACCGTCCAGGCGCGCGTCCGGACTGGGTTCTGGACCAGATCTTCGACCTGTTCGACAACCTCGGTGCTACCGAAGAACAGCTGGACTTCAAAGTCGTCTACGCCTCGGCCCTGAACGGCATTGCCGGTCTGGAACACACCGACATGGCTGAAGACATGACCCCGCTGTACCAGTCGATCGTCGACAACGTACCAGCGCCTAAAGTCGACCGCGATGGTCCGTTCCAGATGCAAATCTCGGCACTGGACTACAACAGCTTCCTGGGTGTTATCGGCGTTGGCCGTATCGCTCGTGGCCGCATCAAGCCGAACACTCCGGTTGTCGCTATCGACGCCGACGGCAAGAAGCGTAACGGTCGTATCCTGAAGCTGATGGGTCACCACGGTCTGCACCGTATCGACGTTGACGAAGCAGCTGCCGGCGACATCGTCTGCATCAGCGGCTTCGACCAGCTGTTCATCTCCGACACTCTGTGCGACCCACTGAACGTCGAAGCGATGAAGCCGCTGACCGTTGACGAACCAACCGTTTCCATGACTTTCCAGGTAAACGACTCGCCTTTCTGCGGTAAAGAAGGCAAGTTCGTGACGTCCCGTAACATCAAGGAACGTCTTGACAAAGAACTGCTCTACAACGTTGCTCTGCGCGTTGAAGAAGGCGACACCGCTGACAAGTTCAAAGTCTCCGGTCGTGGCGAGCTGCACTTGTCCGTACTGATCGAAACCATGCGTCGCGAAGGCTTCGAAATGGGTGTTGGTCGTCCGGAAGTGATCATCCGTATGGTTGACGGCGTCAAGCACGAACCGTACGAAAACGTGACCATCGACCTGCCGGAAGAATCGCAAGGTTCGATCATGGAACAGATCGGTATCCGTAAAGGCGACCTGACCAACATGGTTCCGGATGGCAAGGGCCGTGTGCGCCTTGAGTACAACATCCCGGCTCGTGGCTTGATCGGTTTCCGTAACGAGTTCCTGACCCTGACCTCCGGTGCAGGCATCCTGACCTCGATCTTCGACCGTTACGACGTGATGAAGTCCGGCGACATGTCCGGCCGTCAGAACGGCGTGCTGGTTTCGGTTGCTACCGGTAAGGCTCTGACTTACTCGCTGGAAACCCTGCAAGCTCGCGGCAAACTGTTCCTGGGTCACGGCGAAGACGTGTACGAAGGCCAAATCGTCGGCATCAACAGCCGCGACAACGACCTGGGCGTCAACCCAACCAAAGGCAAGAAGCTCGACAACATGCGTGCCTCGGGTAAAGACGAAACCATCGCTTTGGTTCCGCCTATCCGTTTCACCCTGGAGCAAGCTCTGGAATTCGTTCAAGAAGACGAATTGTGCGAAGTCACTCCTAAGTCCATCCGTCTTCGCAAGAAGATCCTGGGCGAAAGCGAGCGTACCCGCGCTGCCAAGAAGTCCGGTAACTGA